A section of the Bryobacteraceae bacterium genome encodes:
- the dtd gene encoding D-aminoacyl-tRNA deacylase, producing MRAVIQRVSSASVTVDGRVTGAIGPGLLVLLGVGRTDTEQDAETLAEKIIALRVFQDEAGKMNLSLRDTGGSLLVVSQFTLYGDTRKGRRPSFDMAAPPEQARRLYEHFVEAARRQGVHVETGVFQAMMSVSLVNEGPVTFLLETRDPIRSGG from the coding sequence ATGCGCGCGGTCATTCAGCGTGTATCGAGCGCCAGTGTCACCGTGGATGGGCGCGTCACGGGCGCCATCGGCCCGGGGCTGCTGGTGCTGCTCGGCGTGGGGCGCACCGATACCGAGCAGGACGCCGAGACCCTGGCGGAGAAGATCATCGCCCTGCGCGTCTTTCAGGACGAGGCGGGCAAGATGAACCTGAGCCTCCGCGACACCGGCGGCAGCCTCCTGGTGGTGTCGCAGTTCACCCTCTACGGCGACACGCGGAAAGGCCGCCGTCCCAGCTTCGACATGGCGGCGCCGCCGGAGCAGGCGCGGCGCCTCTATGAGCACTTCGTCGAAGCCGCACGCCGGCAGGGCGTGCATGTGGAAACGGGCGTCTTCCAGGCGATGATGTCGGTGAGCCTGGTCAACGAGGGGCCGGTGACGTTTCTGTTGGAGACTCGAGATCCCATCCGAAGCGGCGGATGA
- a CDS encoding putative ABC transporter ATP-binding protein — MSCIVDARDLRFAYEPGREVLRGVDFQLHRGESVAVFGRNGSGKTTFLLHLNGILRGEGHLRVCDLPVTRANLPLIRRKIGFLFQDPEDQLFRPTVLEDVCFGPLREGLARAEAEQRARRALAAVGIKDGLERAPYHLSSGEKQRVALAGILAVEPEVLILDEPTTHLDPPARRALLELLRGLPQAKLIVTHDAPFARALCPRAVFFEQGRIVADGPCADIIRRFGWDLESPTETSPAPR; from the coding sequence GTGAGCTGCATTGTCGACGCGCGGGACCTCCGCTTCGCCTACGAACCCGGCCGCGAGGTGCTGCGCGGCGTCGACTTCCAGCTCCACCGCGGCGAAAGCGTCGCCGTCTTCGGCCGCAATGGCTCCGGCAAGACGACATTCCTGCTGCATCTGAACGGCATCCTGCGGGGCGAGGGCCACCTGCGCGTGTGCGACCTGCCGGTGACGCGCGCCAACCTGCCGCTGATCCGGCGCAAGATCGGCTTCCTTTTTCAGGACCCGGAAGACCAGCTCTTCCGCCCGACAGTCCTGGAGGATGTCTGCTTCGGGCCGCTCCGGGAGGGGCTGGCGCGCGCCGAGGCCGAGCAGCGCGCCCGCCGCGCGCTGGCCGCCGTCGGCATCAAGGACGGACTGGAGCGCGCCCCTTACCATCTGAGCAGCGGCGAGAAGCAGCGCGTGGCGCTGGCCGGCATCCTCGCCGTTGAGCCGGAGGTCCTGATCCTGGACGAACCCACCACCCACCTCGACCCGCCCGCCCGCCGCGCGCTGCTCGAACTGCTGCGCGGGCTTCCCCAGGCGAAACTCATCGTCACGCACGACGCACCCTTCGCCCGCGCCCTTTGCCCGCGGGCCGTTTTCTTCGAGCAGGGCCGCATCGTGGCCGACGGGCCGTGCGCGGACATCATCCGCCGCTTCGGATGGGATCTCGAGTCTCCAACAGAAACGTCACCGGCCCCTCGTTGA
- a CDS encoding cobalamin biosynthesis protein CbiM, whose amino-acid sequence MHIPDGYLSPPVAGVLGAAGLAGVVMASRRAARSLEEARVPLMGVMGAFVFAAQMINFPVAAGASGHLLGSALLTIVLGAAPAVVVMTAILAIQALLFQDGGVLALGANVVNMGLAGVAAASWSYGLLGEGSRRLAAFAAGTLSALVAACLALAELAASGIRIPGPALAGALGIFAATAVLEGAITAAVAAALERLQPALLARQAEFRRPALAGLLLVSLVLAAAAFLIASTQPDGLEHLAGRLGITGLERSILGAPMPDYEAPWLPAPWLGKAAAGVFGLAAAAGLCWVAGKWMARWRNA is encoded by the coding sequence ATGCACATCCCCGACGGGTACCTGTCGCCGCCGGTGGCGGGCGTGCTGGGCGCGGCCGGCCTGGCCGGCGTGGTGATGGCCTCGCGCCGGGCGGCACGGTCGCTCGAAGAGGCGCGCGTTCCGCTGATGGGCGTGATGGGCGCCTTCGTCTTCGCCGCCCAGATGATCAATTTCCCCGTGGCGGCGGGCGCCAGCGGCCACCTGCTCGGTTCGGCCCTGTTGACCATCGTGCTCGGGGCCGCGCCGGCCGTGGTGGTCATGACGGCGATCCTCGCCATTCAGGCGCTGCTGTTTCAGGACGGCGGCGTGCTGGCGCTGGGCGCGAACGTGGTCAACATGGGGCTGGCCGGCGTGGCGGCGGCCTCCTGGTCGTACGGGCTGCTGGGCGAAGGCAGCCGGCGCCTGGCCGCTTTCGCCGCCGGAACGCTCAGCGCGCTGGTGGCCGCGTGCCTGGCGCTGGCGGAGCTGGCCGCATCGGGCATCCGTATTCCCGGCCCGGCGCTGGCGGGCGCACTCGGCATCTTCGCGGCGACGGCGGTGCTCGAGGGGGCGATCACGGCCGCAGTGGCGGCGGCGCTCGAAAGGCTCCAGCCGGCGCTGCTGGCCCGGCAGGCGGAATTCCGGCGGCCGGCGCTGGCCGGCCTGCTGCTGGTGTCGCTCGTCCTGGCGGCGGCAGCGTTCCTGATCGCCTCCACCCAGCCGGACGGGCTGGAGCATCTGGCCGGGCGGCTGGGCATCACTGGTCTGGAGCGATCCATCCTCGGCGCGCCCATGCCGGACTATGAGGCGCCGTGGCTGCCGGCGCCGTGGCTGGGCAAAGCCGCCGCCGGGGTGTTCGGACTGGCGGCCGCGGCCGGGCTGTGCTGGGTGGCCGGGAAGTGGATGGCACGGTGGCGAAACGCCTAG